The sequence TCTTCGACCGGGGTGAGGACGTCGGCGGCACCTGGCGTGACAACAGCTACCCAGGCTGCGCCTGCGATGTCCCGTCGCACCTCTACTCGTTCTCGTTCGCCCCCAACCCCCGCTGGTCGAACACCTTCTCCAGCCAGCCGGAGATCTGGGACTACCTGCGCGGCTGCGTCGACCGCTTCGGGATACGCCCGAGGTTGCGGTTGCGCCACGAGGTCCGGGAGGCGCGGTGGGACGACCAGCGCCAACGCTGGCTGGTGCGCACCTCCGGCGGCGACCACAGCGCCCGGGTCCTGATCTGTGCCGCCGGCCCGCTCAGCGACCCGACCATCCCCGACCTGCCCGGGATCGACGAGTTCGCCGGCACGGTGTTCCACTCCGCCCGCTGGCGGCACGACCACGACCTGACCGGCCGGCGCGTCGCGGTGATCGGCACCGGCGCCTCGGCCGTCCAGTTCGTGCCACAGATCCAGCCGACGGTCGAGAGGTTGACGCTCTTCCAGCGCACCCCCGCCTGGATCATGCCGAGGATGTCGCGCCGGATCAGCACGGTCGAGCAGGCCGCGTTCCGCACCGTGCCCGGCGCGCAGCGGGCCGCCCGGGCAGGGCTCTATCTGGTACGCGAGAGCATGGGCCTGGGCTTCCTGCACCCGGCGGTCAACCGCCTCGCCTCGCGCCTGTCAGTGCGCACGCTGCGACGTCAGGTTCCTGACCCGAACCTGCGGGACAAGCTCACCCCCCGGTACGCGATGGGCTGCAAACGGGTGCTGATCTCCAACGACTACTGGCCGTCGCTCACCCGACCGAACGTCGACGTGGTCACCGCCGGCATCGCTCGGATCGTGCCGGATGGCCTCGTCACCGACGACGACGTCCACCACCGGGCGGACACCCTCATCCTCGGGACCGGCTTCCACGTCACCGACTCCCCCGTCGTACGGCGCATCCACGGTCGGGGCGGGCGCAGCCTGGGCGACGCGTGGACCCCCAGCATGCGCGCGTACCAGGGCACGACCATCGCCGGCTTCCCCAACCTGTTCTTCCTGCTCGGCCCGAACACCGGGCTCGGGCACACCTCGGTGGTGCTGATGATCGAGGCGCAGCTGCACCTGGTGCTCGCGGCGCTGCGTCACATGCGGGCCAGAGGCATCCAGGCCATCGAGCCCACCGCGCGGGCGCAACGACGCTGGACCGAGCGGATCGACCAGAAGATGGCCGGCACCGTCTGGCAGACCGACTGTTCGAGCTGGTACCTCGACGCCACCGGCCGGAACACCACCATCTGGCCGGGCTTCGCCACCAGTTTCCGGATGCGGCTGCGCCGGTTCCGCCCGGCCGACTACCAGATCGCCTCGACCGGCGACACCCCCAACGAATCGGAGCGGGAGCACGCCGATGCGGTATGACCTGGCGGGCAAGGTCCTGCTCATCACCGGCGCGGCGCGCGGCATCGGGGCGCAGCTGGCCCGCGAGGCCGTCGCCCGCGGGGCCCGGGTCGCCCTCGTCGGTCTGGAAGGCGAGCTGCTCAGGCAGCTCAGCGCCGACCTCGACGCGCACTGGTACGAGTGTGACGTCACCGACCAGGCGGCGTTGGACGCGGCAGTTGCCTCCACTGTGGACCGCTTCGGTGGCATCGACGTCGTCGTGGCCAACGCGGGCATCGCGAACCTCGGCACCGTCGCCGTGGGACCGGTCGACGCGCTGATCCGTACCGTCGAGGTGAACCTCTGCGGCGCGATCCGCACTGTCAGCGCGGCGCTCCCGCACGTCACCGCCGCCCGTGGCCACGTCCTGATCGTCTCGTCGGCTGCCGCCTTCACGGCGATGCCCGGCATGGCCGCCTACTGCGCGTCCAAGGCGGGTGTGGAGCAGTTCGCCAACGTGCTGCGCCTGGAGACCCGCCCACGCGGCGTCACCGTCGGCACGGCGCACCCGATCTGGATCGACACCGACCTGGTCCGCGACATCCGTGACGACCTGGCATCGTTCCGCACCGCGCTGCGCCGGTTGCCGTGGCCGCTGTCCACAGTCGTACCCGTCGAGCAGTGCGTCGAGGCCCTGCTCCGCGGCATCGAGCGCCGCCAGCGCAAGGTGTACGTGCCGCGGTCGCTCGCCCTCGTGCAGGCGCTGCGGCCGGTGGTGCTGAGCGGCCTCTCGGACGCGTTGATCACCCGGTTCGGGGGCCAGACCATGGTCGACCAGATGGAGGACGAGGTACGCCAGCTCGGGCGTTCCTTCGGCAGGACGTCGGTGGGAGAGCAGTCATGAGTATTCATTTCCGACGTGCCGGCAGCGGAGAGCCGCTCGTGCTCATCCACGGCATCGGTCACCGCCATCAGGCGTGGGAGCCGGTGTTCGACAGGCTCACCGCCCACCACGAGGTGATCGCGCTCGACCTGCCCGGATTCGGGAACTCTCCGGTGCCCGGCACCGGCATGCCCGCCGACATGGCCGCCACAGTGGCCGGGGTCCTACCGGCCCTGACCGAGTGGGGGCTGGAGCGCCCGCACGTCGCCGGCTACAGCCTCGGTGGGGCGATCAGCCTGGAGCTTGCCGCCAGCGGGGCGGTCGCCTCGGCCACCGCCTTCTCCCCCGCAGGCTTCTTCACAGCGGCGGAGCGCCGGCGGGCGCTGGCCATCCTCCGGCTGCTGCGGGCCAACTCGTACCTGCCCACCACGATCATGCGGGCCGCGCTGCGCTCGGCGTATCTGCGGGCGTTGTGCTTCGCACCGCTGATGGCCCGCCCCACGCTGCTGGACGTCGAGCGCGCGCTGGGCGACGCGCTCGCCCTGCGACGCGGGCTCGGCTTCAACGCCGTGGCCAGAGCCGCCCGCGACTATCGCTTCGACTGCCTTCGGCTGTCCGACGCGGCGGTGCCGGTGACCATCGGCTGGGGAGACTGCGACCGGATCTTCGGCGTCCACCAGGCCGAGCGCGCCCGCGCGGGCCTGCCGGCGGCACGGGTGGTGACGCTGCCCCGTTGCGGACACGTGCCGATGAGCGACGACCCGGATCTGGTCGCGACGCTCATCCTGGAGACCACCGGCGCCGTGCCCCGAACCGAACGACCGGATCCGTCGGTCTCCGTATAACGTCGCCGGTCATGTCGCCCACGGGACGTCTCCGTGCGCGCGTTTCCTGGTAACCACATGGCGCGAACCGGCCGACACGTAACGTGAGGTAGAGCCGGTAATCGGCTGACGCCAGACGTGCGCCGGGCCGCCACCGCGGCGGCGCCCCTCGGCCAACTGCCGGGTCGGACAGCTCGGCAACGTCGCGGCCGCCCACTCAGCCGCAGGAGGTGTGGACGATGCCCATGCTGTCGGTCTTCGATCCCCGGCACACGGTCGCTCCCCCGGGATACAGCCGCTGGCTCATCCCGACCGCCGCACTGGCCGTGCACGTCTGCATCGGCCAGGTCTACGCGACGAGCGTCTACAAGAACTCCCTCATCGCGCACTTCGACACCAGCCAGACGGCGATCGGGGCGATCTTCAGCATCGCCATCGTCATGCTGGGTTCGTCCGCGGCCGTGGGTGGCCGTTGGGTGGAGCGGAACGGGCCCCGCCGGGCGATGTTCGTCTCCGCCTGCTTCTGGGCCCTCGGGTTCCTGGTCGGCGCGCTCGGCATCGCGACCCAGCAACTCTGGCTCCTCTACCTCGGATACGGCGTCATCGGCGGCATCGGGCTCGGCATCGGCTACATCTCGCCGGTCTCCACACTGATCAAGTGGTTCCCGGACCGCCCCGGCCTCGCCACCGGCCTGGCCATCATGGGGTTCGGCGGCGGCGCCCTGATCGCCGGCCCGCTCGCGCGCCAACTGCTCTCCCTCTACGACTCCGGCTACAACCCCAACAACCCGGCTGCCGTGGCTTCGGGCAACGCCCTCGTGGCGCTCTTCGTCACCTTCGGCATCGGATATTTCGTGATCATGATGTTCGGCCCGTTCAACGTCCGGGTTCCGGCGCCGGACTGGCGGCCCGCCGGGTTCGACCCCGCGAGCGTCGCCGCCCGACCTCTGGTGACGACGGCGAGCGTGTCCGCGTCGAACGCCGTACGTACCCGGTCGTTCTGGTTGCTGTGGATCGTCCTGTTCTGCAACGTCACAGCGGGCATCGGCATCCTGGAGCAGGCAAGCCCGATGATCCAGGACTTCTTCCGGGACAACGGCACCGCCACCACCGTCTCGGTGACGGCGGCGGCCGGTTTCGTGGGAGTGCTGTCGCTGTTCAACATGGCTGGGCGGTTCGTCTGGTCGACGACGTCCGACCTCATCGGGCGCAAGCCCATCTACATGGTCTACCTCGGCGTCGGCATGGTGCTGTACCTGCTGCTCGCCGTGGCCGGTCACTCCGCGACAGCGGTCTTCGTGCTGATCGCCGCCGCCATCATCTCCTTCTACGGCGGTGGCTTCGCCACCATGCCCGCCTACCTGCGTGACCTGTTCGGCACCTTCCAGGTCGGGGCCATCCACGGCCGGATCCTCACCGCCTGGTCGGCCGCGGGTGTCGCCGGCCCGCTGATCGTCAACGGGATCCTCGACACGCAGGGCAAGCCCGGCACCCTCACCGCGGCGGCGTACCGGCCCGCGCTGTTCACCATGGTCGGCATCCTCGCCATCGGATTCATCGCGAACCTGCTGGTCCGTTCCGTGCCCGAGCGGTTCCACGAACCGAACAGAGGGCCGACCTCGCCGGTGGCGAAGGCCACCGTCACCGAGCCGGTCGCGCTCGGGCGGGACAGCCAGCCGCCCGCGCCGCCGCGCGTCGGTAGCCAGACCGGGCGGCTCTGGTTGTCGTGGCTGCTGATCGCGGTGCTCCTCGGGTACGGAATCGTCCAGACCGCCATCACCGCCGCGAAGCTGTTCACCGGCTGACGCTCGGCGGCCCGGAACGGCCAGACCTCTTGCATCGCAACGGAAGGCGCCCCTTTCAGGGGGCGCCTTCCGTTGCGCCGATCCGCTCAGAGCTGGGTGGTCGACCGGTTCTCGGCGAGCCGCTCCCGTTGCGGCACGACCGTGTACTTCGGATCGCGTGCCGACACCCGTCCCGCTTCGAAGACGCCGAACCGGGTGGCGACCGACGATGCCACCAGGGCGGCGCCGGAGATCGCCGACAGGATCCGGCTGCGGCGGCTGAGCAGAGCGGTGGCGGTACCCACGGCCAGCAGGGCGCGTCCCGCCCTGACGAGCCGGCCGCTGCGTCCGTGCGTGTAGGGCTCGCTGGTGAGGCCCTGCCGCTCCAGCCGGTGCCCCCCGCCCAGCTCGATGGCCACGGCGGCCAGGGCGAGTCGTCGCAGTGGGGCGGTCTCCGCGGCTGGTGCCGCTATCAGTCCGACCCCGGACGCGGCGGCGAGCGCGCTGCCGGCGAAGACGAACGGCAGCGACGGGTAGGCGTCGTGCCAGGACGGCACTGCCGTGTCGGCGAGCAACACCCCGGTGTACGTCGCCAGCGCCGGCGCGGTGGCCGCGGCGGCCAGGCCGGCGACGTTGCCGATGGGCGGTGCGATCCGACGGGCGAGGCCGAGCACACCGTGCTGCGGGAGCAGCGGCGCGAGCTCGGCGACCGCGGCCACGCCGGCCAGCGGGCCGAACGCGGCGAGAATCCAGGTGCCGACCGACATCGGCGAGGTCACCTTGGCCACCCGGAGCATGTGATGGAAGCGGGCCGGCCGGCCGAGGTCGTGGACCAGCAGGTACGTGCTGGCGGCGACGCCGCCGAGGGCCGTCCAACGGCCCACAGTGCGCAGCCCGGGTCGTCCGGTCAGTTGGGCGCCCGCGCCGATCAGCGCACTTCCCGCGGCGAGGCCTCCGGTGAACAGGTAGCCGGCGATGTCGTACTTCCACACCGGCGCCTTCAGCACCGGCCGGCCGTAATAGGAGGCGAATTCGGCCGGCGGCACCGTGAGCTGCTCGCCGCCGCGGGTCATCGCCGCCTGCCCAGGAACGCGACAGCCGTGGCGACCGCCATCGTCATCGCCGCCAGGCCGGCACGCTTCCACATGGCCGGCAGGTCGCGGGTGGTCACGATTGGGTCCGGTGGCAGCCCGTACACCTCCGGCTCGTCCAGCAGCAGGAAGAACGCACCATCACCACCGACACCGTCGTTGGGGTCGTGCCCGTACAGCCGCGCCTCCGGCACTCCCCGCTCGTGCAGCTTCGTCACCCGCGCGGCAGCCCGCTCCCGCAACTCGTCCAGTTCCCCGTACTGGATCGACTCCGTCGGGCACGCCTGCGCGCACGCGGGCGTCATCCCCACCCCGAGCCGGTCGTAGCACAGCGTGCACTTCCACGCCCGACCATCATCCTTGCGCTGATCGATGACGCCGTACGGGCAGGCGGAGATGCAGTAACCGCAGCCGTTGCAGATGTCCTCCTGCACCACCACGGTGCCGAACTCCGTGCGGAACAGGGAACCTGTGGGGCAGACATCCAGGCAGGCCGCGTGGGTGCAGTGCTTACAGACGTCCGACATCATCAGCCAACGGAAATCCGTCCGTCCCTCCGCGCCCGAGCCCCTCCCCGGCGGCTGCCCGCCCGGCATCCCCAGAAACTCCGGGCCGCCCGACATGCGGGCCGCCGCGGCGGGCGAGCCGGTGTCCAGGCCGGGATCCGTGCCGGTGTCGGTGGCGGTACGCGCGCCGATCGCCGCCGTCACCGGGCTGATCGGTGGCCCGTCCGGGTCCCCCGCGAACGCCGGAGTCGCCCAGCCGGCCGAGCGGGGCTGCTCCACGAACGCGACGTGCCGCCACGAGTTGGCGGTCAACGCGCCCGTGTTGTCGTACGACATGCCGAGCAGATCGAGCCCACTCTCGGGGACGCCGTTCCACTCCTTGCAGGCCACCTCGCACGCTTTACAGCCGATGCAGACGCTGGTGTCGGTGAAGAACCCCATCCGCGGCGGCGGGTTCTCGTAGCCGGCGTCCGGTGCGGGGTCCAGCGGCCCGTACAGGGCGTTGGCGTGGGGCATGGGTCAGGCCTCCTGGTCGCTGCTGCTGTCGGCGACGTCGGTCGTGACCATCGGTGGGTAGCGGTGGACGAGGTTCCCCGACCGCCGCCGGTAGTCGACGACGAGGTCCAACAGGTCCTGTCCTCTCGGGCGTCGTCCGGGCCGGACGTCGCACGTGCCGACCTTGCTCTCCTGAATCAGGACGTTGGGGTCGAGGGTGATGCCGAACAGGTCGTTTGCCGAATCGCCTGTCACCAGACCCTCGTAGCCGAAGTGGTACGGCAGCCAGACCTGGTGGATGATCCGGCCGTCCACTCGCAGCGGCGTCACGCGGTCGGTCACCAGCACCTTCGCCTCGACTGCCGCGCGGCTGGTGACCAGGTGGGCCCAGCCCAGGTGACTCAACCCTCGCAGGGCCGCCAACTCCGGCGACACCTCGACGAACATCTCGGGTTGCAACTCGGCCAGGGGCGACACGTTGCGGCTCATCCCGCCGGCGGTGTGGTGCTCGGTGAGCCGGCTGACAGTGAACACGTACGGGAACACGTGACTGTGCTCCTGCGGCGGGCTCGGGTTCAACGTGTTGATCGGGTGGGTGTACACCTTGCGGGTCGGGTTGGCCTGCTGCCGGTAGAGCGGGTTGCGCACCGGCGACTCGACAGGCTCGTAGTGGGTGGGCATCGGTCCGTCGAGCACACCGGTGGGCGCGTACAGCCAGCCTTTGCCGTCGCCCTGAAGGATGAACGGGTCGTCGCCGGCGATGCCCGCCACACCCGAGGCGTCGTGCGCCGGTCGGTAGGACGGCGGTTTGGTCTTCTCGAAGTCCGGCACGTCGTAGCCGGTCCACTCACTCTTGTCCGCGTCCCACCAGACGTAGCGTTTGCGCTCACTCCACGGGTTGCCGTCCGGGTCGGCGGAGGCGCGGTTGTAGAGGATGCGCCGGTTCGCCGGCCACGCCCAACCCCACTCGGGCGCCACCAGGGACTGCTCCGAGCCGGGTTTGCGGCGGGCCGCCTGGTTGACGCCGTCGGCGTACACCCCGGTGTAGATCCAGCAACCGCCGACGGTGGAGCCGTCGTCCTTCATCTCGGTGAACGACGCCAGCGGCCGGCCGGTGGCCACGTCGTACCCGTTGATCTCGCGCAGCACCGCCTCGGCGCTCGGCTCGACGTGCGGGCCGTGCGTGGGGTAGTCCCAGGCGAGGTCGAGCAGCGCACGGTCGCGCGGCTTCGTCGACGTCGCCAGCCGTTCCCGGATGATGCGGCCGAGGTGGTAGAAGAACCACAGCTCGGAGCGGGCGTCGCCTGGTGGCTCGACGGCCTTCTCCCGCCACTGCAACAGCCGTTGGGTCTGGGTGAAGGTGCCCTCCTTCTCCACGTGCGAGGCGGCGGGCAGGAAGAACACCTCGGTGCGGCACTTCTCGGGCGCGATCTCGCCAGTCTCGATCTCCGGTGCGTTCTGCCAGAACGTGGCGCTCTCGATCATGAACAGGTCACGGACGACCAGCCAGTCCAGGTTGGCCATGCCCAGGCGCTGCGCGCGGCCGTGCGCGGAGCCGACCGCCGGGTTCTGCCCGAGCAGGAAGTACCCCTTGATCTTCCCGTCGATCATGTTGAGTACCTGCTGGTACGTGCCGTGGTCACCGGTCATCCGCGGCATGTACCCGTAGCAGTAGTCGTTCTCGGCTGTGGCCGCGTCACCCCAGTACGCCTTGAGCAGGTTCACGCCGTAGGTGCGGGCGTTGCCCCAGAAGCCCTTCTGCCCGGGGTGCGCAATGCTGTCCACCCACTTGTCCAGGGTCGGGTGCTCGGCGTGATGCGGCATCGGCAGGTAGCCCGGAAGCAGATTGAACAGCGTCGGGATGTCGGTGGACCCCTGGATGCTGGCGTGCCCGCGCAGGGCCATCACCCCACCCCCCGGCCGGCCCACGTTGCCCAGCAGCAGCTGGATGATCGCGCCGGTGCGGATGTACTGCACGCCGACGCTGTGCTGCGTCCAGCCCACCGAGTAGACGAGCATGCCGGTCCGCTCCCGGCCGGAGTTCTCCGTCCATGCCTGGGCCAGTTCGAGGAACTTCTCCTGCGGGATGCCGCAGACCCGTTCCACCATCTCCGGGGTGTAGCGGGAGAAGTGCCGCTTGAGGATCTGGTAGACGCAGCGCGGGTGCTGCAATGTCTCGTCACGTTCGGTCTCGCCGCCGACCGGCGCGCCGTGCGACTCGTGCTCCAGCCCGGCCGCGGTCTCCCGCTGCGTCTCGCTGTCGCGGGTCGCCTGGTCCTGCGGGTGGCCCTCGTACCGCCAACTGGCCTGGTCGTAGGTGGCGTTGTCGTCGTTGAATCCGGAGAAGAGGCCGTGCATGTCCTCGGTGTCGGCGTACTCCTCGGTCACGATCGTCGCGGCGTTGGTGTAGGCGACGACGTACTCCCGGAAGTCCAGTTCGTTGTCGAGGATGTAGCGCACCACCCCGCCGAGCAGCGCGATGTCCGTGCCCGCCCGGATCGGCAGGTACGAGTCAGCCAGCGCGCTGGTGCGGGTGAAGCGCGGATCGACGTGGAAGACCTTCGCGCCCCGACGCTTGGCCTCCATCACCCACTGGAAGCCCACCGGGTGCGCCTCGGCCATGTTCGAACCCTGGATGACGATCACGTCGGAGTTCGACAGGTCCTGCTGGTACTGGGTGGCGCCGCCACGACCGAAGCTGGTCCCCAGACCGGGGACGGTGGCGGAGTGTCAAATGCGCGCCTGGTTCTCGATCTGCAACGCGCCCGCCGCGGTGAACAACTTCTTGATGAGGTAGTTCTCCTCGTTGTCCAGCGTCGCCCCACCCAGGCTGGAGATGCCCAGCGTCCGGTTGAGCGGTCGACCCTCGGCGTCGACGTCCTCCCAGGTCTCGTCCCGGGCGGCCAGGACCCGATCGGCGATCATGTTCATCGCCGTGTCGAGGTCGAGGTCCTCCCACTCGGTGCCGTACGGCCGGCGGTAGCGGACAGTGGTCTGCCGCAGCGGACTGGTCACCAGGCTCTTGCTCGCCGAACCCTTCGGGCAGAGCCGACCCCGCGAGATCGGGCTGTCCGGATCACCCTCGATCTGACTGACCTGGCCGTCCTTCACGAACACCCGCTGACCACAACCCACGGCGCAGTACGGGCAGACGGACCGGGCCATCGAATCGGCGGTGTCGGTGCGGGCGGTGAGCGTGCGGGACCCGTCGGACTTCGCCGCAGCACCCCGGCCGAGCGGGTCGGTGCCGGTGAGCTGGCGGTAGACCGGCCAGCCCTCGAACCAGCTGCGCACCCCCATTGCCGCACCTTCCCGACCAACCCCGCCAAATATGAACACTCTGACGTTAGATGAGGTGCCGGTCCGGTCGCAGCGGGATCACGAACAGTCATGCCTCCCCCGGCCCATTCGTGCAGGCCGGGAGAGGCACGGGGTACGGCGGTGGTCAGTGCGGTTGGAGCTGACCGACGGGGTGCTC comes from Micromonospora vinacea and encodes:
- a CDS encoding 4Fe-4S dicluster domain-containing protein, with product MPHANALYGPLDPAPDAGYENPPPRMGFFTDTSVCIGCKACEVACKEWNGVPESGLDLLGMSYDNTGALTANSWRHVAFVEQPRSAGWATPAFAGDPDGPPISPVTAAIGARTATDTGTDPGLDTGSPAAAARMSGGPEFLGMPGGQPPGRGSGAEGRTDFRWLMMSDVCKHCTHAACLDVCPTGSLFRTEFGTVVVQEDICNGCGYCISACPYGVIDQRKDDGRAWKCTLCYDRLGVGMTPACAQACPTESIQYGELDELRERAAARVTKLHERGVPEARLYGHDPNDGVGGDGAFFLLLDEPEVYGLPPDPIVTTRDLPAMWKRAGLAAMTMAVATAVAFLGRRR
- a CDS encoding flavin-containing monooxygenase, with product MDTDVAIIGAGFGGLGAAIRLQRAGFTDFLVFDRGEDVGGTWRDNSYPGCACDVPSHLYSFSFAPNPRWSNTFSSQPEIWDYLRGCVDRFGIRPRLRLRHEVREARWDDQRQRWLVRTSGGDHSARVLICAAGPLSDPTIPDLPGIDEFAGTVFHSARWRHDHDLTGRRVAVIGTGASAVQFVPQIQPTVERLTLFQRTPAWIMPRMSRRISTVEQAAFRTVPGAQRAARAGLYLVRESMGLGFLHPAVNRLASRLSVRTLRRQVPDPNLRDKLTPRYAMGCKRVLISNDYWPSLTRPNVDVVTAGIARIVPDGLVTDDDVHHRADTLILGTGFHVTDSPVVRRIHGRGGRSLGDAWTPSMRAYQGTTIAGFPNLFFLLGPNTGLGHTSVVLMIEAQLHLVLAALRHMRARGIQAIEPTARAQRRWTERIDQKMAGTVWQTDCSSWYLDATGRNTTIWPGFATSFRMRLRRFRPADYQIASTGDTPNESEREHADAV
- the fdh gene encoding formate dehydrogenase; its protein translation is MGVRSWFEGWPVYRQLTGTDPLGRGAAAKSDGSRTLTARTDTADSMARSVCPYCAVGCGQRVFVKDGQVSQIEGDPDSPISRGRLCPKGSASKSLVTSPLRQTTVRYRRPYGTEWEDLDLDTAMNMIADRVLAARDETWEDVDAEGRPLNRTLGISSLGGATLDNEENYLIKKLFTAAGALQIENQARIUHSATVPGLGTSFGRGGATQYQQDLSNSDVIVIQGSNMAEAHPVGFQWVMEAKRRGAKVFHVDPRFTRTSALADSYLPIRAGTDIALLGGVVRYILDNELDFREYVVAYTNAATIVTEEYADTEDMHGLFSGFNDDNATYDQASWRYEGHPQDQATRDSETQRETAAGLEHESHGAPVGGETERDETLQHPRCVYQILKRHFSRYTPEMVERVCGIPQEKFLELAQAWTENSGRERTGMLVYSVGWTQHSVGVQYIRTGAIIQLLLGNVGRPGGGVMALRGHASIQGSTDIPTLFNLLPGYLPMPHHAEHPTLDKWVDSIAHPGQKGFWGNARTYGVNLLKAYWGDAATAENDYCYGYMPRMTGDHGTYQQVLNMIDGKIKGYFLLGQNPAVGSAHGRAQRLGMANLDWLVVRDLFMIESATFWQNAPEIETGEIAPEKCRTEVFFLPAASHVEKEGTFTQTQRLLQWREKAVEPPGDARSELWFFYHLGRIIRERLATSTKPRDRALLDLAWDYPTHGPHVEPSAEAVLREINGYDVATGRPLASFTEMKDDGSTVGGCWIYTGVYADGVNQAARRKPGSEQSLVAPEWGWAWPANRRILYNRASADPDGNPWSERKRYVWWDADKSEWTGYDVPDFEKTKPPSYRPAHDASGVAGIAGDDPFILQGDGKGWLYAPTGVLDGPMPTHYEPVESPVRNPLYRQQANPTRKVYTHPINTLNPSPPQEHSHVFPYVFTVSRLTEHHTAGGMSRNVSPLAELQPEMFVEVSPELAALRGLSHLGWAHLVTSRAAVEAKVLVTDRVTPLRVDGRIIHQVWLPYHFGYEGLVTGDSANDLFGITLDPNVLIQESKVGTCDVRPGRRPRGQDLLDLVVDYRRRSGNLVHRYPPMVTTDVADSSSDQEA
- a CDS encoding alpha/beta fold hydrolase encodes the protein MSIHFRRAGSGEPLVLIHGIGHRHQAWEPVFDRLTAHHEVIALDLPGFGNSPVPGTGMPADMAATVAGVLPALTEWGLERPHVAGYSLGGAISLELAASGAVASATAFSPAGFFTAAERRRALAILRLLRANSYLPTTIMRAALRSAYLRALCFAPLMARPTLLDVERALGDALALRRGLGFNAVARAARDYRFDCLRLSDAAVPVTIGWGDCDRIFGVHQAERARAGLPAARVVTLPRCGHVPMSDDPDLVATLILETTGAVPRTERPDPSVSV
- a CDS encoding SDR family oxidoreductase is translated as MRYDLAGKVLLITGAARGIGAQLAREAVARGARVALVGLEGELLRQLSADLDAHWYECDVTDQAALDAAVASTVDRFGGIDVVVANAGIANLGTVAVGPVDALIRTVEVNLCGAIRTVSAALPHVTAARGHVLIVSSAAAFTAMPGMAAYCASKAGVEQFANVLRLETRPRGVTVGTAHPIWIDTDLVRDIRDDLASFRTALRRLPWPLSTVVPVEQCVEALLRGIERRQRKVYVPRSLALVQALRPVVLSGLSDALITRFGGQTMVDQMEDEVRQLGRSFGRTSVGEQS
- the nrfD gene encoding NrfD/PsrC family molybdoenzyme membrane anchor subunit, yielding MTRGGEQLTVPPAEFASYYGRPVLKAPVWKYDIAGYLFTGGLAAGSALIGAGAQLTGRPGLRTVGRWTALGGVAASTYLLVHDLGRPARFHHMLRVAKVTSPMSVGTWILAAFGPLAGVAAVAELAPLLPQHGVLGLARRIAPPIGNVAGLAAAATAPALATYTGVLLADTAVPSWHDAYPSLPFVFAGSALAAASGVGLIAAPAAETAPLRRLALAAVAIELGGGHRLERQGLTSEPYTHGRSGRLVRAGRALLAVGTATALLSRRSRILSAISGAALVASSVATRFGVFEAGRVSARDPKYTVVPQRERLAENRSTTQL
- a CDS encoding OFA family MFS transporter, which produces MLSVFDPRHTVAPPGYSRWLIPTAALAVHVCIGQVYATSVYKNSLIAHFDTSQTAIGAIFSIAIVMLGSSAAVGGRWVERNGPRRAMFVSACFWALGFLVGALGIATQQLWLLYLGYGVIGGIGLGIGYISPVSTLIKWFPDRPGLATGLAIMGFGGGALIAGPLARQLLSLYDSGYNPNNPAAVASGNALVALFVTFGIGYFVIMMFGPFNVRVPAPDWRPAGFDPASVAARPLVTTASVSASNAVRTRSFWLLWIVLFCNVTAGIGILEQASPMIQDFFRDNGTATTVSVTAAAGFVGVLSLFNMAGRFVWSTTSDLIGRKPIYMVYLGVGMVLYLLLAVAGHSATAVFVLIAAAIISFYGGGFATMPAYLRDLFGTFQVGAIHGRILTAWSAAGVAGPLIVNGILDTQGKPGTLTAAAYRPALFTMVGILAIGFIANLLVRSVPERFHEPNRGPTSPVAKATVTEPVALGRDSQPPAPPRVGSQTGRLWLSWLLIAVLLGYGIVQTAITAAKLFTG